In Actinoplanes sp. NBC_00393, a single genomic region encodes these proteins:
- a CDS encoding ATP-dependent DNA helicase translates to MVEAIDKAIKDREHLLVQAGTGTGKSLGYLTPALLVDGPVVVSTATLALQNQLVEHDLPRLAEAVEPVLGRRPTFAVLKGRHHYLCAAKLDHADEEAPTDTLFDDPPAPKAGQWLGEAGRLGKQIIRIRAWAEKTETGDRDELDPGVDDTAWRSVSMPARDCVGAARCPYGQECFAEASRARAREADIVVTNHSLLAVDMLAGRHIVPPHKLLVVDEAHELADRVSSAAQAELTPEAIQRAGRRARTMIPPAAAEQLAQAADALTVGLAEVPAGRLTTGLPDQLRIAVTLLESATRAGLSAIGEIKSDDSDPVGKQQAKAVLDELSSTSQRLLEEDDFDVAWVEKSDLGSGRRALVVAPLSVAGTLSESLYSDRTVVVTSATLTLGGRFDTVARSLGLPAATPGPEGTPASGDGWTSLDVGSPFDYPKQGILYVAAHLPRPAMSGLPDAAGAELLRLVEALGGRTLGLFSSRKAATQAAELLRSKTDLPILLQGDETLPILVRKFREEKASCLFGVMSLWQGVDVPGDSCQLVVIDRLPFPRPDEPLAAARSAAVDSSGGSGFAAVSVPIAAVRLAQGVGRLIRSTGDKGVVAVLDSRLETARGYGAFLRKSLPPFWYTTRPDVALGALNRLAKS, encoded by the coding sequence ATGGTCGAGGCCATCGACAAGGCGATCAAGGATCGCGAGCACCTGCTCGTCCAGGCCGGCACCGGCACCGGCAAGAGCCTGGGCTATCTGACACCGGCCCTGCTCGTGGACGGTCCGGTGGTCGTCTCCACCGCCACCCTGGCTCTGCAGAATCAGCTGGTCGAGCACGACCTTCCGCGCCTGGCCGAGGCCGTCGAGCCGGTGCTCGGGCGCCGGCCCACCTTCGCCGTGCTGAAAGGCCGGCACCACTACCTCTGCGCGGCGAAACTGGATCACGCCGACGAGGAGGCGCCGACCGACACCCTCTTCGACGACCCGCCGGCGCCCAAGGCCGGGCAGTGGCTCGGCGAGGCGGGCCGGCTCGGCAAACAGATCATCCGGATCCGGGCCTGGGCGGAGAAGACCGAGACCGGCGACCGCGACGAGCTGGACCCGGGCGTCGACGACACCGCCTGGCGGTCCGTCTCCATGCCCGCGCGGGACTGCGTCGGCGCCGCCCGCTGTCCGTATGGGCAGGAGTGCTTCGCCGAGGCGTCCCGCGCCCGCGCCCGGGAAGCCGACATCGTCGTCACCAACCACAGTCTGCTCGCCGTCGACATGCTGGCCGGCCGGCACATCGTCCCGCCGCACAAGCTGCTCGTCGTCGACGAGGCACACGAGCTGGCCGACCGGGTCTCCTCGGCCGCGCAGGCCGAGCTCACCCCGGAGGCGATCCAGCGGGCCGGCCGCCGCGCCCGCACCATGATCCCGCCGGCCGCCGCCGAGCAACTGGCCCAGGCGGCCGACGCGCTCACCGTGGGCCTCGCCGAGGTGCCCGCCGGGCGGCTCACCACCGGCCTGCCCGACCAGCTGCGGATCGCGGTCACCCTGCTGGAGTCGGCGACCCGGGCCGGGCTCTCCGCGATCGGCGAGATCAAGTCCGACGACTCCGACCCGGTCGGCAAGCAGCAGGCCAAAGCGGTCCTCGACGAGCTCTCCAGCACGTCCCAGCGCCTGCTGGAGGAGGACGACTTCGATGTCGCCTGGGTGGAGAAATCCGACCTGGGCAGCGGCCGGCGGGCCCTCGTGGTCGCCCCGCTCTCGGTCGCCGGCACCCTCTCCGAGAGCCTGTATTCGGACCGGACCGTCGTGGTCACCTCGGCGACGTTGACGCTGGGCGGCCGGTTCGACACGGTCGCCCGGTCGCTCGGCCTTCCGGCGGCCACGCCCGGTCCGGAGGGCACACCCGCCTCCGGTGACGGCTGGACCTCGCTGGATGTCGGCTCGCCGTTCGACTATCCGAAGCAGGGGATTCTGTACGTTGCGGCGCACCTTCCCCGGCCCGCGATGTCCGGTCTGCCCGACGCTGCCGGTGCGGAGTTGCTTCGGCTGGTCGAGGCGCTCGGTGGGCGTACGCTCGGGCTGTTCTCTTCTCGTAAGGCCGCCACCCAGGCGGCCGAGCTGTTGCGCAGCAAGACCGACCTGCCGATCCTGCTGCAGGGTGACGAGACGCTGCCGATCCTGGTCCGCAAGTTCCGGGAGGAGAAGGCGAGCTGCCTGTTCGGGGTGATGTCGCTCTGGCAGGGCGTCGACGTGCCCGGCGACTCCTGCCAGCTCGTGGTGATCGACCGGCTGCCCTTCCCACGCCCCGACGAGCCACTGGCCGCGGCCCGCTCGGCGGCGGTCGACTCGTCCGGCGGCTCCGGCTTCGCCGCGGTGAGCGTGCCGATCGCGGCGGTCCGCCTGGCCCAGGGCGTCGGCCGGCTGATCCGCTCGACCGGCGACAAGGGCGTGGTGGCGGTCCTCGACTCCCGCCTGGAGACCGCCCGCGGTTACGGCGCCTTCCTGCGCAAGTCGCTGCCCCCGTTCTGGTACACGACACGTCCCGACGTGGCGCTCGGCGCCCTCAACCGGCTGGCCAAGAGCTGA